The following are from one region of the Flavobacteriaceae bacterium UJ101 genome:
- the lon gene encoding endopeptidase La (ATP-dependent serine protease that mediates the selective degradation of mutant and abnormal proteins as well as certain short-lived regulatory proteins. Required for cellular homeostasis and for survival from DNA damage and developmental changes induced by stress. Degrades polypeptides processively to yield small peptide fragments that are 5 to 10 amino acids long. Binds to DNA in a double-stranded, site-specific manner; Belongs to the peptidase S16 family; Contains 1 Lon domain.; KEGG: myr:MYRA21_0282 ATP-dependent Lon protease) gives MSFDKLSLNNIMEEEAEFIPLMTQEEEEALLNEDIPEILPILPIRNTVLFPGVVIPITAGRDKSIALIKDAQNGDKTIGVVSQKDILIEDPKSTDLNQVGTVAKILRMLKMPDGNMTIIIQGKRRFEIDEYIEEKPYFKAKVRQVEDIKHEESDAEFKALVDSIKEISLQIIKENPAIPSEAGFAMKNIESPSFLINFISSNMNLSVEDKQFLLGINDLKERATEVLRFLNLELQQLEIKNDIQSKVRTDLDKQQREYFLHQQMKTIQEELGGNSSEEEFTEMRKRAKNKKWSKTIAEHFNKELKKMQRMNPQVAEFTIQRNYLEFMLDLPWNDYSKDNFDLKHAQKVLDRDHYGLEKVKERIIEHLAVLKLKGDMKSPIICLYGPPGVGKTSLGKSIAEALGRKYQRVSLGGLHDESEIRGHRKTYIGAMPGRILQSIKKTKMSNPVFVLDEIDKLGRSNHGDPSSAMLEVLDPEQNNEFYDNYLETGYDLSKVMFIATANNIGNIQPALRDRMEMINVSGYTIEEKVEIAKRHLLPKQLKEHGLDKKALSIGKKQFEKIIEGYTRESGVRTLDKRIAKLVRYAAKNIAMEEEYEKKLSLEKIEDILGPSRLERDKYENNDVAGVVTGLAWTSVGGDILFIESILSKGKGQMSITGNLGKVMKESATIALEYIKAHHEHFGIDSKVFEEHNIHIHVPEGATPKDGPSAGITMLTSLVSTFTQRKVKAKLAMTGEITLRGKVLPVGGIKEKILAAKRANIKEIILCEENKRDIEEIEKDYLKGLTFHYVTEMTEVIDLAILKTKVKK, from the coding sequence ATGTCATTTGACAAATTGTCACTTAATAATATAATGGAAGAAGAAGCTGAATTTATTCCTTTGATGACTCAGGAAGAAGAAGAAGCACTCTTAAATGAAGATATTCCAGAAATACTACCTATTTTACCTATTCGTAATACCGTTTTATTCCCAGGTGTTGTAATTCCTATTACAGCAGGAAGAGATAAATCAATTGCTTTGATTAAAGATGCACAAAATGGTGATAAAACGATTGGTGTTGTTTCTCAAAAAGATATATTAATTGAAGATCCTAAAAGTACAGATTTAAACCAAGTAGGAACGGTTGCCAAAATTTTACGAATGCTTAAAATGCCCGATGGAAATATGACGATTATTATCCAAGGGAAAAGGCGTTTTGAAATAGATGAATATATCGAAGAGAAACCTTATTTTAAAGCAAAAGTTCGTCAAGTTGAAGACATTAAACACGAAGAGTCAGATGCTGAATTTAAAGCTTTGGTGGATAGTATAAAAGAGATTTCTCTTCAAATTATAAAAGAAAATCCAGCAATTCCTTCTGAAGCAGGTTTTGCAATGAAAAATATTGAAAGTCCTTCTTTTCTAATCAATTTCATATCATCTAATATGAATTTATCTGTTGAAGATAAACAATTTTTATTAGGAATAAATGATTTAAAAGAAAGGGCTACAGAAGTTTTACGTTTTTTAAACTTAGAGTTACAACAACTTGAAATTAAAAATGATATTCAATCTAAAGTTCGAACAGATTTAGATAAACAACAACGTGAATACTTTTTGCATCAGCAGATGAAAACCATTCAAGAAGAATTGGGAGGAAACTCATCAGAAGAAGAGTTTACTGAGATGCGAAAAAGAGCAAAGAATAAGAAGTGGAGTAAAACCATTGCAGAACATTTTAATAAAGAATTAAAAAAGATGCAACGAATGAATCCACAAGTAGCTGAATTTACCATTCAACGTAATTATTTGGAATTTATGTTGGATTTGCCTTGGAATGATTATTCGAAAGATAACTTTGACTTAAAACATGCACAGAAAGTTTTAGATCGAGATCATTATGGTTTAGAAAAAGTAAAAGAACGTATTATAGAACATTTAGCCGTTTTAAAGCTAAAAGGTGATATGAAGTCACCCATTATTTGCTTATATGGTCCTCCGGGTGTAGGTAAAACCTCATTAGGAAAATCAATTGCAGAAGCTTTGGGTAGAAAATATCAGCGTGTTTCATTAGGAGGGTTACATGATGAGTCTGAAATTAGAGGTCATCGTAAAACATATATTGGAGCAATGCCAGGACGTATTTTACAATCAATAAAAAAAACGAAAATGTCTAACCCTGTTTTTGTTTTAGATGAAATCGATAAGTTAGGAAGAAGTAATCATGGAGATCCTTCTTCAGCAATGTTAGAGGTTCTAGATCCTGAACAAAATAATGAGTTTTATGATAATTATTTGGAAACAGGTTATGATTTATCGAAGGTAATGTTCATTGCGACAGCTAATAATATTGGAAATATTCAACCTGCTTTACGTGACCGTATGGAGATGATTAATGTTAGTGGTTACACGATTGAAGAAAAAGTAGAAATTGCTAAACGCCATTTATTACCTAAACAGTTAAAAGAACATGGTTTAGATAAAAAAGCTTTAAGTATAGGGAAAAAACAATTTGAAAAAATAATTGAAGGATATACACGTGAGAGTGGAGTTAGAACTTTAGATAAAAGAATTGCAAAATTAGTTCGGTATGCGGCAAAGAATATTGCAATGGAAGAAGAATATGAAAAAAAGTTATCATTAGAAAAAATTGAAGATATTTTAGGCCCTTCTCGATTAGAACGTGATAAGTATGAGAATAATGATGTAGCAGGAGTTGTTACAGGTCTTGCATGGACGTCCGTTGGAGGTGATATTTTGTTTATCGAATCCATTCTTTCAAAAGGTAAAGGACAAATGAGTATTACAGGTAATCTAGGTAAGGTTATGAAAGAATCTGCTACAATTGCCTTAGAATATATAAAAGCTCATCATGAACATTTTGGAATTGATTCTAAAGTATTCGAAGAGCATAATATTCATATTCATGTTCCTGAAGGTGCTACACCTAAAGATGGTCCTTCAGCTGGAATTACGATGTTAACATCTTTAGTTTCTACCTTTACACAGAGAAAAGTGAAAGCTAAATTAGCTATGACAGGTGAAATTACATTAAGAGGGAAAGTATTGCCTGTTGGAGGGATTAAAGAGAAAATATTAGCAGCTAAAAGAGCTAATATTAAAGAAATTATCCTTTGTGAAGAAAACAAAAGAGACATTGAAGAAATAGAAAAAGACTATTTAAAAGGCTTAACGTTTCATTATGTAACCGAAATGACTGAAGTAATCGATTTAGCCATTCTAAAAACAAAAGTGAAGAAGTAG